The following DNA comes from Plodia interpunctella isolate USDA-ARS_2022_Savannah chromosome 1, ilPloInte3.2, whole genome shotgun sequence.
AGATCAACTGTAAATTATCACTATTttgtcaacaaaaaaataaactataaaatcctttgtttcaaaattattggagtaataatacaaatactgTTTTCAAAGCTGGTAGACACATCGCGTGTCAAACGAAACCACCCCAAGGTCGATGTAACAGATAACGGTTTGACAACCATCGATCATGTCGAACACTCGACACCGATAAATCCAGCAACCGGACTAGAAATCACCGAGTGTAAGTGAGCTAACGAAGCTTCGGCTAGAGCTACAAAGAGTGATCTCACCTGTCCGGCACACTACATCGGGGGATCGAGATCACAGGCCGCGGCCCTCGCCCGCAGCGATGCCCTTTGTGGAAAGATTCCCAAAGCCACGGCCAGCGCACTTTGAAGTCGACCCCGGCAGGTAATTCGGAAAAacgttatttaattaacttttgacAAGTCGGCGTAATCGTGTTACAAAGCCACCTCGCCAAACGGTCAAGTCTTTGAGCATCGAGGCTCGCGCTCGAACTTGATTTTTACGCCACACTCCCCATAAAGCGCTGTCATTCCCAGGTGCTTTCCAATTAACATTGCGCCTTTGACCACCGCTCCATCCACACAAACAACTACCGCCTTTGCTATTATATTCAACtatgtagttttattaaagGGTTGCCTGTAATAGAGTCGCCTTTGTGAGTGCCTGACGTATGCGTAATTTTGTGCATTTGTGTGTCAACACTGTAATTGAGTGCAACAAACGCTTGTTGATGTTTACGGTGGCTGAATTGTTCTTCCGTTAGGGCTGGACAATAGTTTTATGAGTTGCCGAAATAAGTTTGGGCTGTTTAAACTTTGGGATTGGTTAGCAGTGCATTTTGTGAAAGCGCCGTAAGCAAGTCCGCGGCGGACGGGAAGCGAGTCGCCCGGGGCTGGGCGATGGTCGCTCTACGAGATAATTAACTCTATGAACTATCGTCCAACAAGACGAAAACTGCAATTAGAAAGCTTAGCGTTAATGAATATCGTCAGGGTGGTTTTGTTTGTGAGCGTTCAGCACTCTAGTTCGCAATCAATTGCTGTTTTTCAGTATATCAAATgagtaagtatttgtttttaaggTAAATTATGATACGTAGTCTGAAGTGGCGTGTTCCGGACGAGCGGCCCGTGGTCCGCAAACAAAGCAGTCTTTGTACCGTGTTCATTGAACAGCTTAATTGtgtttcttctccacttctcTTTGCGCCGTTCACACGTCTCATAAtcggtttaattttttaagccCCCACTTTAGCGGAATGCTCTTAGTTAtgtgctttttatttttgagaaataattatgatattttttaaaatgaaaaatttccGCGCTAACACCACTTGACTGCAATTTTTATAACCCAGatgtaatttgataaaatttttgcattatttttcaaacaatttatcacatttatacataaaagtaGAAAGAGACCTGAGCCATTAGAACAAGCTTTTACTAATAGTAATCCGGGCGAATGGGCGCAAATTGACTACGGCACGGTTTCCCGTCATCCCTCTATTTCACATGTGattgttgaatttttaaacTCCTTAAAACGACGGGCTTTCATTGTTCGAATagcgaataataaataaatattggtaggtaataaaatatctttagtttatttttttgtttaaggtTCACTGAACTGTCATGCCTAAATgagcttaaaataaatagtaaaactgACAAgtcttttaatatttaattgaattgtgGATAGAGAAATACGACAAAAAAAGACATCACGGCTTCATAAAGCTttattttcgcgcgatgaaataaatccaattttattttgttttcatgagAAAATAGTCTTGTGGTCTTGTGTAACATTTCTTTCTCCAATGAGTCCGCAATAAAGGTAAATACTCATAAGTCTGGGACTGCGTGTCAGTCGTTTTACGATGCGTGTTACAATTTTATCGCCGTGTCGTCGGCTACAACAGCAAATTAGATACGCACCTTTACAGGGCAACTTGTACACTTAATTAGCCGTATCCGGCTGAAAATTGCCTTTTTAGCCGAGTTCATATTGGTGGTGACGAGCACAACGCATTGCCTAGCTTCATAGCTAGTAAGTAAAATCTTTCTTGCTTTCCTACAATCTGTGGCAGTGATTATCTTGAAAATGgactgatattttaataatgacttTGTAAAGCAATGTTGGTTTAGTAAACTATGTCAGTCCTATCcgtctaataaaaataaagtttttagagattttatttaagaaataactggttatttaaaaccaattaagtacttttttttttataaatttatcaatccAATTCAATGGGAGTAGGAAACAATTATAAAGACTTTAGAATAAGGAAAATAAGGTTTGTTGGCTAACAATTAAAACTGTAATTAACTTGTCAAGTTATAATTAAGAGATATTCATGGaattatatatcataaaataactgACAATAGACGAATATAATTTcgatttaaaaagtaattttagacttttaaattaagtattaacGGAGATGGTTACCAccgttataattataatatgaaataatagatTGCACCTCATCATGTAAGCgaattagaaaattaattgcaTTATTAATCTTTCGGCCATATTGTTACGAGTGCGAGCACGTCTGACGTGGTAGGCTGTAATTAccgtaattaattaaagtttaaactaATCAAGAGTTAGTCACAACATGTCAGTTACCACAGGTCACCCGCCTCCGCAGTCTTCATTGAAAAAACCCAATGAATCGAATAAATCGATTAGACAATCGATGGAGTATCGATTAAGTCGATTAAGATCGGCAATTGTGTTAAGCGTGGGCTGTTTAGAATATAATGCCTGCCTGTTTTGAATCCGGTCTGAATCGGTTTATGGCGAATGTTCACATTACTTACAcaaatagaattaattatgGATCGTGGTAATGTTCTGAATATTAGAATTGTAGATGTTCTGAAAACGTGGTTCTTTTaggatttattattagaagaGCTTGCCTTATATGCCAGTCTATATTCTGACTTTTTATGGTCAATCAggtcataataattatattaaaacactgACAGAGACAGCATTAAATGTTGCTCAATACAGCTATAGTAATATCAATAAGgctgtattatttattgttgcaTTTTCCACAATAGCTACAATTAACAATTTCTCAAGACGCTGGTGTTTGCGCCGTGGTGCAATAatgatgatattatatttatgccacaattaagtataaatagaagaataaaagataggtaaatattggtatattaacattaaaaaattatatatattattccaatctatataaaactgacatatgataataataaacataaacttctcatctgagcgggttgatatttttattgtgtattcgcggcttccatttcgttctgcCTGTCATTTGCAATTTTACCCACACCACACACGAAAATGATGGAATGAGAGCACAGAATTATAAACAGTATAGAACATACCTCCTCATAGTCCCTGTGTGAGTGGGGCTGCGCTATCGGCGCGGGCGCCGGGGCTCATTCTCTCGAGCGACGCGGGCGCCCCACCTTGCCCTTGCGCACGGGCGCGACAGGGCCGGACGCATTCGCACTCTTCATTAGTTTCTGCCAGTCCTGTTCGCAGACTAGTGACCCCGCGAGCATATAGTACCTGGAACGAAATGAATGGTCATAGATTAAAAAGATTTTCGCGATCCTGAAAGAAGACAAATGTAAAGCCGAGAATAGATAGTAGTTAGGTGTGATCAATCGTCttttaaataagaagaagaaggttAAACGGTTCAAAATTTAGTAAAGCTTCTTTgcttatttgaaaaaaatcatgttgTATCTTACTATAACAATCAGACGTAAAACGGTGTGTGTTTGAATGCACTAATTCAAGTTCAAGTAATTGTTCCAagtccaataaataaattaaatattataaattattactaataaaacaattttatcttCGAGTATTACCACTATAATTGAAATGCATAAAAAGTTGTATAACAAAAAGATTGAGTTAAACATGACGTACGCTTTTAATTCATTCTATAGAGCcttgaagaaataaaagtaataaattagaaCTGTCATCCATAACGCTTGATATAACTGATGAGAAAGAGCTATGGTACATCATTTCTTGATATCAATTAACATCTTGTTGCGATCGAGATGGGCTCACTCATTTGTTGCATAAATCCGCTCTCGTTGCGCGACGATGCGCAGGCGTTGAATAATGtttcaatgtaaataatacaGAATCAACTAATTTTTAgtctcaaaataataaaatacgctAACTTAATTATGATTTGGCCTAATAGTAGGCGagtgattaattttaaatttgacttAGATAAAGAATCAACACatacatgaaaaaatattaatattttaataaaaaatattgaacaagCATAACATCTAAAtttctacatttatttactaatctttatcaaatagatatttaaataaaatgtaagtattcgttaaaatttaattttcaatgccTTCAAACTTCTTATACAAAAACTATGATAGACGttacgtataaataaaatagtagttatgtaaaatgaaaaatgattaTTAGGTATTCTTCtacgattttattattttattgcaggTTACTggtacaattaattttataagcaGGAATGATATCATCAAATCCATCGCACCACGAGCTATGGGTAACTTTTTGTAAACTAAACATAAAAGAATCAGatatattaagtacctatttgaaGTTGTGTAATATTTAGTAGATCCAGATGTGAAAGATAAGTGACGATATTTTTACTCTTTCCTCTCTCATACTTTTCTATTAGGTAATTGGAGAATGTACTAaagaattgttttgttttcttcacttcgaaaatgaatattgaagatctttcatatatataacgtttaataattttttacccAAAGCCCTGTTTTACGTGTTGTTGATGATTCACTCAGGGTTGGCAACGCGCGTGTTGCAGACTTCTGCGGTGAACATTTCCGATCAGTTGGGCGGGATGTCTATTTGCCTgcttatattatagtataaaaatgttacctATCGCCCTGCATAAGGTGTGAGCCACACTTTGAGCACGCGAAGCATTTTATGTGGAAGACGTGTAGGGGCTGTTGAGGCGCGTTCGTTCTCATGACGAATTCGCTCGCCGGAATCGCCTGCCCGCACGCTGCGCACGCGCCTCCCGTGCCGAACATTCTGTAAcaagaaaaatttatttttaaatttgactaTTTAAAATCCATTACAATTCATTTGTTTCACTAATTGTAGAGTTTTTGAGATTATGTTATATGCAATGTTTCAATGTGACACGAATGACAGTTATAAATCGTAAGCTTATATTCCTTATATTAGTCAAATAATTTACTCATATTTCTCATCAGTACAGATTTCTACCTGCCCGTCAtaagtttttgtattgtaagaAAGGTTTTCCCGTGTAGTTTTCTTTCATCAAAAGCAGGTGTTgatcgataaaaataatcatatctACGTTTGTTTGATCCATAAACTCAAAGATCGATTTGAAGCTGCGCCTTTATGGCGTAAGTCGATCGCACCTAGCCCACTGAACCACCAACCACTCCAAATGACTAATGTATATGAGTTCATATCAATTTATAAGCTCAGCCTAAGTCGCTTGACCTCTGATACCCAGTAAGTGGCCGTGTAAAGACACGGCAACCTGCAATCCATTAAATACCGCGATAATGCTCGTTAAACATTGATGAATGGATGATAAAGGCAAGCTCAGACGTCTATAATAAATCAACTCACACTTAAGTGCTTATATAGCTTACTATGTAAACAACTTACACGAAAATCAGACATAGTTTTCGATAATTTAAGGTGAAGCTCCTGGACAATCTAACCATATGATTTTATGCAGCCTCTGTTGCAGCATTTGTTGTACCTGCCCAAATTGTATTGAGGCTTATTTAAGGAGGCTTACAACAAATAGACAAACACTATTCTTAAAAACAGACTGTATtatgtaacatttaaaattaaaaccttcCCATTTTGTCCCGCGACTAGGCATCCATTTAATGGCGACAATATTGCGATTACAATTAGATTATAATACCAATTTTCCAATCTATTTCGTtccttcataaatataaatactaaatagaaaacaatgAATAACGGTATCATACAGAAATATAACTTACGTTATTACCTCGTAACAatgagaattttaaatttcaaatattaaagagaaaaatacAATTGGTATTTCCTACATACTAAGCACATTCATtccattcatttaaaaaattgtaacaagtgaatcttaattacaattaatcaTGGCTGCTCGTATTTGGCTAAAAATGTTCATTTCGCTGCGActctgtttatttaataaccaaATTCTGTCGCTTCACTATTTTGTGCAAATATGTtggtacaaataaatttattacgaaCGAGTTGAAGATAAATTCTAAAGTCTTAAAAGATAAATTCACTTCAATCAGCGGTAGCAAATAGgatttgatttcatttacCCGGTAAGAGGGTTTTCAATTAAGGAGCGAGGCAAACAGTATCGGCGTATGaaggtaaaattaattaaaccagACAAGACAaacatgtaggtatgtatCAATCTGTGTTGGCCGAGCTTGCGCGAGGTGTACGTAAACATGagagaaaaatgtttataccGCAAAATATAGACAGATAGATAAATGAAGAAGTTTAACATTATTaccttacataaaaaaaaatacatatatcacGTGTTGTAAGTACATTAcaagttttcaaataaaacacatcGCATTTAATTCTTGCAGACATCTGTAGCCAACCAAATATTACAGACTGACGTATTCATATAGAAAATTTTGACCAAGCACAAGACCAGGCGCCTCGATCACTCCTATTATAACGCGGTAATATCTGATTGCCGGTCCGATTTAGGTGTTATAGCCAATTTTATGAGGACATTTGGGCTAAAATCCAGAAATTCCCATGAGAGTGAATTGATTAGTATACGCTTGATTCGAATTATAAACTAAACGTCAATGTTTCTACATTCAGACTTGGTAATTAGAGTTTGTATTCAAAAACATacgatataatataaaataacaacttcattaattaacattatggACATCCAAAGTTTCAAAACGGGTTTCCAAATCATGTTAAGATACTTGGCCACATTAAGGCACTAAATGGACTATTAATTAGGATGTAAAACATTAACGTGTCTCATTATTCGACCGTAAATTTTGAGTCAACTTTCGAGGGGTTACCTTTCTAAGAAGTTTGAGGATTCCTCGAGTGTTATCTTGAAGTATTCTAATCGAAGTTCTTTAGGTATCCTTTCATATCGATATTAATTAAGGAATGTGTGTTTTAACACGAGTTTAATAAGAAGTTCGCTTGAAGCGTCGAAGTTTATTTGCATTCGTTACTTGTAAAATTGAATACTCCAGAATCCTCGCTCATTAATTTGAGATGGAGTCTGTATGTTgacatgttattttattcattaaggGTATGTCTTGTCGTCGCGTGTGTatgttttgaaattgaattgtaacgaaaataatttaaaaccacTTGAGAATGTCGTTAAAATGCAAAAGGCAGGTAATGAAACGGAGATTCTCGCTGTGACAATATTTTCGTACtttatgttcaaaaatattttttgtatatttattaaatgaaacccaaaataataaaaaaaaacagtgtaattgataacattaataaattatgaggCTTGCtaacttattaataatttgcaTACGATTTTTGAAGTTCGTTTTCAGATTGTAAGCTTGTAGATAGGTTATATGCACTTGACCAAATGTAATGAGTAGTTAAGAGGGATGTGAGGGGGTAGGAGGTGGGTTATTGGGTCTCGGAGACGAATGGCTCTCAATAAAGTGGAGCGGAGGAAGGGAGCGTCCGGGGCGAGCTGTTACTTGTTGCTTCTCAATCGGCTTTcgacaaaatgaaaatattacagaaCTAGCgccccgtcccggcttcgctggGCTGCTTCGCGACCATAAAAAAGGTACTCCTTACTTTTTACTCTTGAACGTTTCGtccatgccaaatttcatcaaaattagcccagtagttttcgagtttattcattacaaacaaaaaatacaaatattttccttctCTAGATtagggcggaatcacacgcCACAACTAATTGATTAATCTGTGCTCTCCTTACTTTGTGTCCGGTAAGGCGATGGAATAAGGAAATTCATGACCATTGCATATTGTTTAACTTATTCCGTCTTCCTTTATCTTTTAGACTTTTCAGTTTAGAATCTGTTATGGCTGTAAATgtagaaatcatttattttgtcaataaaatttatgtcagaattaaacataaaatgataaaaaagcGATCTAAAATGAGAACTGAACTATACATgtacattattatcattaaatgtatttatttaaacgaaGTAGACACTACATTTTCGCTtcctaaatttattattattattattacttaatttctACAATGTAGCGCAAACTTTGACTCGGAAAATTAACACACATACCCATCACCTATCAACGTACATGTTACGAATGAAATATTCCAAACAAGGGTTACCAGTCAATAAATGTCATATTGAATAATGATATTCGATAATAATGCATCTCCCAACTTAACTACAGGCAACGTAGGGTCGTCACTTCTCGTAGCTTCATCTGAGTGACGTGGTATCagaactctctctctctttcatctcaTTCAAGGTTTCGCGTAAAAAATCAACTATAAAATTCAGAAGATTTGACTATACTTTTACAACCGGTAGCCTGGCTGACGTCACCCCTCTTTGGGGATGCTATTGTTGGCATGTGTCccatgtgtcccttagtagCCTCGTACGTCATCCAGGGAAAAGATAGGCAAAtatgtgtttataaaaaaagtgttggctctgaataaaatattgaatttccTTAGATTTTGACACAAAATAATACGAAACACCCACAATATTTATCATCAATATGAACATTATCATGATTTCTATCgaatattatctttaaaaattgacgtaaatattggaaaataatGCTTTGTGCTCATTAAAAACGAACACAAAATATACGAACTATTTTGTCAGTACAAAATAGAGTAAAAGTTCATTTGTAATTGTTACCGATACTAACACGTCTCAACCAAGAATCTTATTATCAAGCGCGCGCATTATGCATCTCGGCACATTTCCCGAGCTCTGTTAGACGCGGGCTAACAAGCGACGTAACCGATCTTGCGGGGAAGAAGGCTTAATTTGCCAACCCTATAGCGGCGTATCAAGTTAGCACGTCGTTAGTAAGAAACTCGTTAGAGGCGCGTGCCGGCGACAACCCAAGAATTCGCTAATGACATACGCCGGCTAGGCTTGTATGTGAATCAAGCTGTTTGACAAATCAGAAATGTTTGTTGTTAGCCAAGGGTTGCAGCGTCACCGTATCAATTATGGAAATTCATTTACTAAgtgattgtttttaaattgctAGTTCGTATGTGCTCTGATGATCGATTGACTTAAATTCCATGGATCGAAATTCGAACCGACCTTAGCTTGAACTCAATAAAAATCTTTCGGACGGGGACAATTTAGGAACGAAAATCTGTTTGGTGCAGGTATAGtggaaaaaaatcttttttactgaaaatttTCTCTAGATCTATTTTGTggcaaaagtaa
Coding sequences within:
- the LOC128670431 gene encoding LIM domain transcription factor LMO4 — encoded protein: MNPHYHGYTELSSPHPPSPEAAFAANGHDYPHNNNNPALKECAGCGGKIVERFLLHALDRYWHHGCLKCTCCNQALADMGRSFYFKSGMILCKNDYTRMFGTGGACAACGQAIPASEFVMRTNAPQQPLHVFHIKCFACSKCGSHLMQGDRYYMLAGSLVCEQDWQKLMKSANASGPVAPVRKGKVGRPRRSRE